Proteins from a genomic interval of Amphiura filiformis chromosome 9, Afil_fr2py, whole genome shotgun sequence:
- the LOC140160965 gene encoding glutamate receptor 1-like, whose amino-acid sequence MSVITWIFTAGILAIFVPTVDLVIQFRLSGIFSDNPPPDAVRLSFRQSLLRHNIYSNSSEKNFTVMGFLETANLNNSVEIMSKMCSSYNRNVLIQTGQLGLRTLNAVISTSETLNIPYLTPSVSLHELYPDISAKFMISMKPSLLQPLIDLITYLNWNDLLYLFDTQEGYLRFMTLHRILLRSGFDVGHTRIQSMDPAAMTVILQTARKNNLHHVVCDTSVETAKLVLLKATELQMVTASYHYIFMDLDIGEMEIADPLWGLNISGFRLVDKDGDPYVDFIAGWRSAITNDTYAEVEDLYRSAPAMTLDMMAVSLQALNMMRLDKFVPPIDKKTRTCMDPELRPYRYGRRILDYIKRVNMTGLTGRIMFDEKGERTNYSLEVLGLRADTDGYVRLNKVGSWYSSRPNRIIMEPVISDEGEPDPSPSLRRTWVITSILESPFVMLRTGGNFTGNKRYEGFIMDMLNEIKQTKDFSDFEYDIQIVSDNKYGGHDQNGRWQGMIGELVYGNADIAAAPLTINAKRERVISFTKPYMTTGVSIMVKKSAVEEPSVFSFMLPLAKEIWMSIVFAWVGVSVALFQVSRFSIQEWHLDDDQPLLNSAKESERDEYELANQKTNDFGIFNSFWFSLGALMQQGVEICPRSTSGRIIGGVWWLFTLIIVSSYTANLAAFLVNARMDSPIGSAEDLVERTDLTYGVRKGGSTMTFFSASTLPVYRKMFQFMENRDPSPYANTTREGIQRVRKSGGKYLFLLESVMNDYENTQQPCDTARVGENLESHGYGLGVNKHLTELREKLTLAILKLNEDAVLDKLRDRWWDKRSQCPVVTEKKEAHQLTMSSVAGIFYILLGGLSLAVIAAASELTVRRYKKYNIKVKVIRGRPEGSEMKTAGEQTVV is encoded by the exons TGTGTTCCTCATATAACCGTAACGTACTTATCCAAACTGGTCAACTTGGGTTGCGCACGTTAAATGCGGTCATCTCAACCAGTGAAACATTAAATATACCGTATTTGACACCAAGTGTTTCACTTCATGAACTATATCCAGATATATCGGCTAAGTTTATGATATCAATGAAACCATCTCTACTGCAACCGCTTATCGACCTTATAACGTATCTAAATTGGAATGATTTGTTATATTTGTTTGACACTCAGGAAG GATATTTACGATTTATGACATTACATCGAATTCTTCTCCGTTCTGGCTTCGACGTAGGTCATACTAGAATACAAAGTATGGATCCAGCAGCAATGACTGTTATTCTACAAACCGCTCGCAAAAATAACTTGCATCATGTTGTCTGTGATACCAGTGTAGAGACAGCAAAACTGGTATTGTTAAAG GCAACAGAACTTCAAATGGTTACCGCATCATatcattatatatttatggatttG GACATAGGAGAAATGGAAATAGCAGACCCACTGTGGGGTTTAAACATCAGTGGCTTTCGTCTGGTTGATAAAGATGGCGACCCATATGTGGATTTCATCGCAGGATGGCGCTCTGCAATAACAAATGATACATACGCAGAGGTAGAAGATCTGTATCGG AGCGCACCAGCTATGACTCTAGATATGATGGCAGTTTCACTACAAGCGCTAAATATGATGAGACTAGACAAATTCGTCCCACCAATCGACAAGAAGACAAGGACGTGTATGGACCCGGAATTAAGGCCTTACAGATATGGACGTCGAATTTTGGATTATATAAAAAGG GTTAACATGACTGGACTAACAGGTCGAATAATGTTTGACGAAAAAGGTGAAAGAACTAATTATTCATTGGAAGTACTTGGTTTACGAGCAGATACTGACGGATACGTTAGGTTAAATAAG GTCGGATCGTGGTACTCTAGCAGACCCAATCGGATCATAATGGAACCAGTGATTTCTGATGAAGGCGAACCAGACCCTTCCCCATCATTACGTCGTACATGGGTTATAACATCAATTCTG GAATCACCATTTGTAATGCTCAGAACAGGTGGTAATTTTACGGGAAATAAAAGATACGAAGGGTTCATCATGGACATGCTAAATGAAATAAAACAGACTAAAGACTTTAGTGATTTCGAATATGATATTCAAATCGTTTCAGACAACAAATACGGGGGCCATGATCAAAATGGTCGGTGGCAAGGAATGATTGGTGAGCTAGTTTATGGG AATGCAGATATAGCAGCAGCTCCTCTGACGATAAATGCTAAAAGAGAACGTGTGATAAGCTTTACTAAGCCTTACATGACAACGGGAGTGAGTATAATGGTGAAGAAATCCGCAGTAGAAGAACCCAGTGTGTTTTCGTTTATGCTACCATTAGCCAAAGAGATTTGGATGAGTATCGTATTTGCATGGGTAGGAGTAAGCGTGGCTTTGTTTCAG GTTAGTCGATTTAGTATACAAGAATGGCATTTAGACGACGATCAACCTTTACTTAATTCAGCCAAAGAAAGTGAGCGAGACGAATACGAACTAGCCAATCAAAAGACTAATGACTTTGGAATATTCAACAGCTTTTGGTTTTCCCTGGGTGCCCTTATGCAGCAAGGAGTAGAGATATGCCCAAG GTCAACATCGGGTAGAATTATCGGTGGTGTTTGGTGGTTATTTACTCTCATTATAGTGTCCTCGTATACTGCGAATTTGGCTGCATTTTTAGTTAACGCTCGCATGGATTCTCCTATAGGATCAGCTGAAGATCTTGTAGAACGCACAGATCTTACTTATGGTGTCAGAAAAGGCGGATCAACAATGACGTTCTTTTCA GCATCGACATTACCCGTCTATCGGAAGATGTTTCAATTTATGGAGAATAGGGACCCCTCACCGTACGCAAATACGACGAGAGAAGGTATACAACGAGTACGAAAGAGTGGCGGGAAATATTTATTTCTTCTAGAGAGTGTAATGAATGACTACGAGAATACACAACAACCTTGCGACACTGCGAGAGTTGGGGAAAACTTGGAATCGCATGGTTATGGACTTGGTGTGAATAAACATCTAACCGAGTTAAG agaGAAACTTACACTTGCTATATTAAAATTAAACGAAGACGCCGTCTTAGATAAACTAAGAGATAGGTGGTGGGACAAACGAAGTCAGTGCCCAGTTGTAACAGAAAAGAAA GAAGCACATCAATTAACGATGAGCAGCGTTGCAGGGATATTCTACATATTACTGGGAGGTTTATCACTCGCTGTCATTGCAGCTGCGTCAGAACTAACCGTAAGGAGGTATAAGAAATACAATATCAAAGTAAAG GTAATACGAGGGCGTCCTGAAGGCTCGGAGATGAAAACAGCAGGAGAGCAGACAGTTGTTTGA